The following coding sequences are from one Polynucleobacter sp. JS-JIR-II-50 window:
- a CDS encoding UxaA family hydrolase, with translation MIEISEKKLAGPIIRLHPNDNIVVARVDVGIGAEVPSENFTSRSQVPAGYKIATKKILKGEPILKYNVTVGFANTDIEPGTMVHSHNTEFREFDRDYAYASEYKPTQLLPEEQRATFQGYVRPNGKVGTRNFIGILSTVNCSATVVNKIADWFTPERLKDFPNVDGVVAFSHDIGCGMEMSGEPMQLLRRTMAGYARHPNLAAALIVGLGCERNQLKGLMEQEDLAEGNTLHTFIMQESGGTRKTIEAGIEAVKALLPAANQAKRETVSASHLTVGLQCGGSDGFSSITANPALGAAIDILSRHGGTGILSETPEIYGVEHTLTRRAVSKEVGEKLIKRIRWWKDEYSVGRDVQINGQVSPGNQIGGLANIFEKSLGSSMKGGTGPLMEVYKYAEPVSTKGFVFMDTPGFDPVSATGQIAGGANLIAFTTGRGSMFGSKPAPCIKLATNTPMYQRLTEDMDINCGEILDGTVSVQEMGQRIFELFLRTASGEASKSELLGLGDYEFVPWQIGVMS, from the coding sequence ATGATTGAAATCTCTGAAAAAAAACTGGCTGGCCCTATCATTCGTCTGCATCCTAATGACAATATTGTGGTCGCACGGGTTGATGTTGGAATTGGTGCTGAAGTTCCTAGCGAGAACTTTACAAGTCGCAGCCAAGTGCCTGCTGGCTACAAGATTGCCACCAAAAAGATCCTCAAGGGCGAGCCCATTCTAAAATATAACGTGACGGTAGGTTTTGCGAATACCGACATTGAACCCGGCACGATGGTACATAGTCACAATACCGAGTTTCGCGAGTTTGATCGTGACTATGCTTATGCAAGTGAATATAAGCCGACCCAGTTATTGCCTGAAGAACAACGTGCTACCTTTCAGGGCTATGTAAGGCCCAATGGAAAAGTAGGAACACGAAATTTCATCGGCATCTTATCGACAGTAAACTGTTCAGCAACCGTTGTGAACAAAATTGCAGACTGGTTTACCCCCGAAAGATTGAAAGATTTTCCCAATGTAGATGGAGTCGTGGCGTTTAGTCATGATATCGGCTGCGGGATGGAAATGAGTGGTGAGCCGATGCAATTGCTTCGCCGCACTATGGCTGGATATGCTCGTCATCCCAACCTAGCGGCTGCTCTGATTGTGGGTCTTGGTTGCGAGCGCAATCAATTGAAAGGCTTGATGGAGCAGGAAGACCTGGCCGAAGGAAATACCTTACATACCTTCATCATGCAAGAATCGGGTGGCACACGCAAAACCATTGAGGCCGGTATCGAAGCTGTCAAAGCACTTCTGCCTGCGGCCAATCAAGCTAAACGGGAAACAGTGTCAGCAAGTCACCTGACTGTTGGCTTGCAGTGTGGTGGTTCCGATGGCTTTTCATCAATTACAGCCAATCCCGCACTAGGTGCCGCGATTGATATTTTGTCCCGTCATGGGGGCACTGGCATTCTTTCAGAAACACCAGAGATTTATGGTGTGGAACACACCCTTACCCGCCGCGCCGTTAGTAAAGAAGTGGGTGAAAAACTCATTAAGCGAATTCGCTGGTGGAAGGATGAATACTCTGTTGGTAGGGATGTGCAAATTAACGGGCAAGTTAGTCCCGGTAATCAAATTGGTGGTTTGGCCAATATTTTTGAGAAGTCCCTAGGCTCCTCCATGAAGGGTGGCACCGGCCCTCTCATGGAGGTCTATAAGTATGCAGAGCCCGTGAGCACTAAAGGCTTTGTATTTATGGATACCCCGGGATTTGATCCTGTATCTGCCACCGGCCAGATTGCTGGAGGCGCTAATCTCATTGCCTTCACTACAGGCCGTGGATCCATGTTCGGCTCTAAGCCTGCGCCCTGCATCAAGCTAGCCACTAACACCCCAATGTATCAACGCCTCACCGAGGATATGGATATTAATTGCGGCGAGATTTTGGATGGCACTGTCTCCGTTCAGGAAATGGGGCAACGGATATTTGAGTTGTTTCTGCGCACCGCCTCAGGAGAGGCCTCCAAGAGTGAACTTCTTGGCCTGGGAGACTATGAATTTGTTCCCTGGCAAATTGGGGTTATGAGCTAA
- a CDS encoding DnaJ C-terminal domain-containing protein codes for MKFKDYYETLGVARGATESEIKSAYRKMVRKFHPDVNKEPGAEEQFKQIGEAYAVLKDTEKRAAYDRFGENWKNGQDFTPPPNWNEGFEYSDDSFGGGHPGYGGGFEGDQSEFFESLFGRGKHRQGGRGGNPRQGMNFKGQDHHAKILIDLADAYNGAKRTIALHMPVQDASGHVSTQERKLDVSVPKGIKAGQNLRLSGQGGPGVGEGPAGDLYLEIEFHPNPIYRVDGKDVFIDIPLTPWEAALGTTVNVPTPAGNTLELKIPAGTVAGRKMRLKGKGIPSSEPGDLYVVPSIALPPADTESQKEAYQTFAKAFDFNPRSHLKG; via the coding sequence ATGAAATTTAAGGATTACTACGAAACGCTCGGTGTTGCTCGCGGCGCCACTGAATCTGAGATTAAATCAGCCTATCGCAAGATGGTGCGCAAGTTCCATCCCGATGTCAATAAAGAGCCTGGTGCTGAAGAGCAGTTCAAGCAAATCGGCGAAGCTTATGCCGTTTTAAAGGACACTGAGAAACGTGCCGCCTATGATCGCTTTGGCGAGAACTGGAAAAACGGTCAAGACTTCACCCCTCCCCCAAATTGGAATGAAGGCTTTGAATATTCTGATGACAGTTTTGGTGGTGGTCATCCAGGTTATGGTGGTGGCTTTGAAGGTGATCAAAGTGAGTTCTTTGAATCTCTGTTCGGTCGCGGCAAACATCGCCAAGGTGGTCGTGGTGGCAATCCTCGCCAGGGTATGAATTTCAAAGGCCAAGATCATCACGCCAAAATTTTGATTGATCTCGCTGATGCATATAACGGAGCTAAGCGCACTATTGCATTGCATATGCCCGTGCAAGATGCAAGCGGCCACGTCAGCACCCAAGAACGCAAGCTAGACGTCAGCGTCCCTAAAGGCATTAAGGCTGGCCAAAATCTGCGACTCTCTGGACAAGGTGGCCCTGGTGTTGGCGAGGGCCCTGCTGGTGACCTCTATCTCGAAATTGAATTTCATCCTAACCCTATTTATCGCGTAGACGGAAAAGATGTCTTCATAGACATTCCTTTGACCCCATGGGAGGCAGCACTGGGCACTACTGTCAACGTCCCCACTCCCGCAGGCAACACTTTAGAATTAAAGATCCCTGCAGGAACTGTTGCTGGTCGTAAGATGCGCCTCAAAGGCAAAGGCATACCAAGCTCAGAGCCAGGTGATTTATATGTGGTGCCCTCTATCGCCCTACCACCTGCCGACACTGAATCACAAAAAGAAGCCTATCAAACATTTGCAAAGGCTTTTGATTTCAATCCTAGATCTCACTTGAAGGGATGA
- a CDS encoding chaperone modulator CbpM yields the protein MKQTNITWIEGAVVENEVHMTIVELAHASRTPEDLIMTWVSEGVLSPAGSSPQDWRFSGDSLRRAKTAAHLTHDLELNVPGVALALDLLDEIAQLRARLPRD from the coding sequence ATGAAACAAACCAATATCACTTGGATCGAGGGTGCCGTTGTAGAGAATGAGGTGCACATGACGATTGTTGAGCTCGCTCATGCATCGCGCACACCAGAAGATCTCATCATGACTTGGGTATCGGAAGGCGTCTTAAGTCCAGCTGGTTCATCACCTCAAGATTGGCGCTTTAGTGGCGACTCTTTGCGAAGAGCAAAAACCGCGGCACACCTCACCCATGATCTCGAGTTGAATGTGCCTGGGGTTGCCTTGGCGCTAGACCTGCTTGATGAAATCGCCCAGTTGCGCGCTCGTTTACCGCGCGACTAG
- a CDS encoding ATP-binding cassette domain-containing protein, producing the protein MALIVLTDAKLAFGHVDLLANTAFSLESGERVGLIGRNGTGKSSLLKILAGIEKMDDGLLQYQQGLRIAYVPQEPIFEAEETIFEAVSKGVAQAKALREEYEALSVGEWDDASHDRLDEVQSQLEALSGWNWEQRVHETLDRLHLEADLKINTLSGGTKKRVALARALVEMPEVLLLDEPTNHLDLDSIAWLEELLKEYQGSVILITHDRAFLDNVCTQIVELDRGILRSYPGNFTQYEVLKEQELNSESLANARADKLLAQEEVWIRKGVEARRTRSVARIARLENLRSSRAERRDAMGQVKLAVSAGDRSGKIVADLQNVSKTYDRPIVKDFTATILRGDKVGLLGPNGAGKTTLLKLILGTIAPDSGTATMGTRIEVAYFDQMREGLDLNASLEDYISPGSEWIEINGNKKHVKSYLSDFLFAPERTNSPVSTLSGGERNRLLLARLFARPANVLVLDEPTNDLDIDTLDLLEQLLQDYKGTVFLVSHDRYFLDNVVTSIIANEGDGFWREYEGGYEDWKIQKARSDKIRAANGNANTKSVDKLEVKAEAKVEVKTEVKPVAKSGVQKLNGKERQELEVLPLQIETLETEQADIGIAMSNPDLYKNEPELAASMQARLSEITADLDQKLQRWEQLLSRSES; encoded by the coding sequence ATGGCTTTAATCGTACTCACTGATGCAAAACTGGCTTTTGGCCACGTTGACCTCCTCGCAAACACTGCTTTTTCACTGGAATCTGGTGAACGTGTTGGCTTAATTGGCCGCAATGGCACTGGTAAATCTTCCTTGTTGAAGATATTGGCCGGCATAGAAAAAATGGATGATGGCCTGTTGCAATATCAGCAAGGCCTCAGAATTGCTTATGTCCCCCAAGAGCCTATATTTGAGGCGGAAGAGACTATCTTCGAAGCGGTATCCAAAGGCGTTGCTCAAGCAAAAGCCTTGCGGGAGGAATACGAGGCCCTCAGCGTTGGCGAGTGGGATGATGCCTCCCATGATCGCCTCGACGAGGTGCAATCGCAATTAGAGGCTTTGAGCGGCTGGAATTGGGAGCAACGAGTCCATGAAACATTGGATCGTTTGCACTTAGAAGCTGATCTCAAAATCAATACGCTTTCAGGCGGCACCAAGAAACGGGTTGCCCTAGCGCGTGCATTAGTCGAGATGCCTGAGGTGTTGCTGCTTGATGAGCCAACCAACCATTTGGATTTAGATTCGATTGCTTGGCTGGAAGAACTCCTTAAGGAGTATCAAGGCTCAGTGATTTTGATTACCCATGATCGTGCATTCTTGGATAACGTCTGCACTCAGATTGTCGAACTAGACCGCGGTATTTTGCGCAGCTATCCTGGCAACTTTACGCAATATGAAGTTTTAAAAGAACAAGAATTGAACTCTGAATCCTTGGCCAATGCTCGCGCCGATAAATTATTGGCGCAAGAAGAGGTTTGGATTCGTAAAGGGGTTGAGGCACGCCGCACTCGAAGCGTTGCCAGAATTGCTCGCTTGGAAAATTTACGAAGTAGCCGTGCTGAACGCAGAGATGCGATGGGGCAGGTGAAGCTAGCTGTTTCTGCTGGAGACCGTAGCGGCAAGATTGTGGCTGATCTTCAAAACGTCAGCAAAACCTATGATCGTCCGATTGTGAAGGATTTCACGGCAACGATTTTGCGCGGTGATAAGGTGGGTTTACTGGGTCCTAATGGCGCTGGTAAAACAACTTTACTGAAATTGATTTTGGGAACTATTGCGCCAGACTCCGGTACTGCGACTATGGGTACGCGTATTGAGGTTGCTTACTTTGACCAAATGCGTGAAGGTTTAGATCTGAATGCCTCTTTGGAAGATTACATTAGCCCAGGTAGTGAGTGGATTGAAATCAATGGCAATAAAAAGCACGTTAAGAGTTACCTAAGTGATTTCTTATTTGCGCCTGAGAGAACTAATTCCCCGGTAAGCACTTTGTCGGGCGGCGAACGTAATCGCTTATTACTGGCGCGCCTATTTGCGCGGCCTGCAAACGTCTTGGTCTTGGATGAGCCAACGAACGACTTAGATATTGATACTTTGGATTTGCTTGAGCAACTTTTGCAAGACTATAAGGGCACGGTCTTTTTGGTAAGCCATGATCGTTACTTCTTGGATAACGTGGTCACCAGCATTATTGCCAACGAAGGCGATGGCTTTTGGCGTGAATATGAGGGTGGTTACGAGGATTGGAAAATTCAAAAAGCGCGCTCAGACAAAATTCGTGCTGCCAATGGCAATGCCAACACAAAATCTGTAGATAAGCTTGAGGTCAAAGCAGAGGCAAAGGTAGAAGTTAAGACAGAAGTTAAGCCTGTAGCTAAAAGTGGAGTTCAGAAACTCAATGGCAAAGAGCGCCAAGAGCTAGAAGTTTTACCATTACAGATCGAGACATTAGAAACAGAGCAGGCCGACATTGGCATTGCAATGAGTAACCCCGATCTTTATAAAAATGAACCGGAGTTGGCGGCGAGCATGCAAGCTCGACTCAGTGAAATCACTGCTGACTTAGATCAAAAGCTACAGCGCTGGGAACAGCTTCTAAGTCGTTCAGAGTCTTAG
- a CDS encoding ATP-binding protein — MVCKLTPSAPRLILFAGHAGTGKSTLAEKALPLIIEKTGEDFFFLDKDTVYGAFSAHVMELTTQNPNDRDSPFYLENLRDWEYQGLIDIARENLLLGVNVILIGPFSKEIQSGKMFDARKLGVPPQTSIQVAWIDLEESEAKKRMEKRADPRDEWKLAHWDQYAKRRIEPPDHTTLHRFNNFAFNEEAFEKLIDDLSR; from the coding sequence ATGGTCTGTAAATTAACCCCCTCTGCGCCCCGCCTGATCCTCTTTGCGGGACATGCCGGCACTGGAAAGTCGACTTTAGCCGAAAAGGCTCTGCCTCTGATTATTGAGAAAACTGGAGAAGATTTTTTCTTTTTAGATAAAGACACTGTATATGGCGCCTTCAGTGCCCATGTTATGGAGCTCACTACCCAGAACCCCAATGACCGTGACAGCCCCTTCTACCTTGAGAACCTGCGTGATTGGGAGTATCAAGGTCTGATTGACATAGCCAGGGAGAATTTGCTTTTGGGAGTGAATGTCATTTTAATAGGCCCATTCTCGAAGGAGATACAGAGCGGCAAAATGTTTGACGCGCGGAAACTGGGGGTGCCCCCACAGACCTCTATTCAGGTTGCTTGGATTGACCTAGAGGAGTCTGAAGCCAAAAAGCGGATGGAGAAACGAGCTGACCCAAGAGACGAATGGAAGCTTGCTCACTGGGATCAATATGCTAAGCGGAGAATAGAGCCTCCAGACCACACTACATTGCATCGGTTTAATAATTTCGCATTTAATGAAGAGGCGTTTGAAAAACTCATTGATGACTTATCTCGGTAA
- a CDS encoding OmpW family protein codes for MRIKSLVAAMAAVASLAPIAAQAQAQENPWMVRVRAVDLLWQNGQSGLVQAANVKAKNQVIPEFDVSYFFTKNIAAELVLTWPQQVNITYGPGNANAGKISALPPSLLAQYHFTDLGAFKPYVGAGINYTIFGNRQNFPALGNQVQVDQSSFGFVGQVGMDYMLDKNWGLNVDVKYATMSTNVTGSGALAGASGKLTLNPWMPAVGVTYKF; via the coding sequence ATGCGTATTAAGTCACTCGTAGCAGCAATGGCTGCAGTAGCATCCTTAGCCCCAATCGCGGCTCAGGCGCAAGCACAAGAGAATCCTTGGATGGTGCGTGTACGCGCGGTGGATCTGCTTTGGCAAAATGGACAGTCTGGCTTGGTTCAAGCCGCAAACGTAAAAGCTAAAAATCAAGTTATTCCTGAGTTTGATGTTTCTTACTTTTTCACAAAAAATATTGCAGCTGAATTGGTATTGACATGGCCGCAACAGGTGAATATTACTTATGGCCCAGGTAATGCCAACGCCGGTAAGATTTCAGCTTTGCCGCCATCGCTTTTAGCCCAGTACCACTTTACTGATTTAGGTGCTTTTAAACCTTATGTTGGCGCTGGTATCAATTACACCATCTTTGGAAATCGTCAAAATTTCCCTGCGCTTGGAAATCAGGTACAAGTTGATCAGTCAAGCTTTGGTTTTGTTGGTCAAGTTGGCATGGATTACATGTTGGATAAAAATTGGGGTTTAAACGTTGACGTGAAATATGCAACTATGAGTACCAATGTAACTGGTAGCGGAGCGCTTGCCGGTGCATCTGGCAAGTTGACATTAAATCCTTGGATGCCGGCTGTTGGCGTAACTTACAAGTTCTAA
- the hemN gene encoding oxygen-independent coproporphyrinogen III oxidase: MNSAVTHSSTEEKEVLFHPELLKRFDINGPRYTSYPSADRFRSDFSEADYLRALERVAKANEPLSLYFHLPFCPNICYYCGCNKIITKDHGRSAKYIKYLAKEMAMVTKAMGSQKKIPVTQLHWGGGTPTFLSHEEMTELMQHTREHFELLPGGEYSIEIDPRRVAEEDIALLADLGFNRISLGVQDFNLAVQEAVHRVQTIEETQAVMDWSRKYGFKSRSVDLIYGLPKQTPETFKETVDAVLAMNPDRLSVYNYAHLPHIFKPQRRIAETDLPPAADKLDILSNTITRLGEAGYIFIGMDHFAKPDDELAIAQKEGKLHRNFQGYSTQAECDLLAFGISSIGKVDDCYSQNVRTLDEYYEALDNSHLPVLRGLQLDKDDLLRRELIGELMCQFALDTKAFAISHHIDFLSYFKTEIEELKNLEEAGLLNWKGESILVPPKGRLLARRVAMTFDRHLRESQAKGTYSKVL; this comes from the coding sequence ATGAACTCTGCAGTAACTCATTCATCGACCGAAGAAAAAGAAGTTCTTTTTCATCCGGAGTTATTGAAGAGGTTTGATATTAATGGACCACGCTATACCTCTTATCCAAGCGCCGATCGTTTTCGGAGTGACTTTTCTGAGGCTGATTATCTTAGAGCATTGGAACGGGTAGCTAAAGCAAACGAGCCGCTATCCTTATATTTCCATTTACCATTTTGTCCTAATATTTGTTATTACTGTGGCTGCAACAAGATCATCACGAAGGATCATGGACGTAGCGCTAAATACATCAAGTATCTCGCTAAAGAAATGGCCATGGTTACTAAAGCCATGGGCTCTCAGAAAAAGATTCCGGTAACGCAATTGCATTGGGGTGGTGGTACCCCCACTTTTCTATCGCATGAAGAGATGACTGAGTTGATGCAGCACACTCGCGAGCATTTTGAGCTGCTGCCTGGTGGTGAGTATTCGATTGAGATTGATCCGCGCCGTGTTGCAGAGGAGGATATTGCGCTCTTGGCTGATCTGGGCTTTAACCGCATTAGCTTGGGTGTGCAGGATTTCAACTTGGCAGTTCAAGAGGCTGTTCATCGCGTACAAACGATTGAAGAGACTCAGGCAGTCATGGATTGGTCTAGGAAGTATGGATTCAAATCCAGAAGCGTTGACTTGATCTATGGTCTGCCTAAGCAAACGCCAGAGACTTTCAAGGAAACAGTCGATGCAGTATTGGCAATGAATCCGGATCGTCTTTCTGTTTATAACTACGCACACTTGCCGCATATCTTTAAGCCGCAGCGCCGTATTGCTGAGACTGATTTGCCGCCAGCGGCAGATAAGTTGGATATTCTCTCTAATACTATTACGCGTTTAGGTGAGGCTGGCTATATCTTTATTGGCATGGATCATTTTGCTAAGCCTGACGATGAATTGGCTATCGCCCAAAAGGAAGGTAAGCTTCATCGCAATTTTCAGGGTTACTCCACCCAGGCAGAATGCGATCTTCTAGCATTCGGAATTTCCTCCATCGGAAAAGTGGATGATTGCTACTCGCAAAACGTGCGTACATTAGACGAATACTATGAAGCCCTCGATAACAGTCATCTACCAGTGCTGCGTGGTTTGCAGCTCGATAAAGACGATCTTTTACGCCGTGAACTCATCGGTGAGTTGATGTGCCAATTTGCCTTAGATACCAAAGCGTTCGCTATATCGCATCACATTGACTTCCTGAGCTACTTTAAGACTGAGATAGAAGAGTTAAAGAATTTAGAGGAAGCCGGGCTTCTCAATTGGAAAGGCGAAAGTATTTTAGTTCCTCCAAAGGGTCGTCTCCTGGCTAGACGAGTGGCCATGACTTTTGATCGTCACCTCCGGGAATCTCAGGCAAAAGGCACTTATTCAAAGGTTCTGTAA
- a CDS encoding NAD(P)/FAD-dependent oxidoreductase, producing the protein MIRITELRLPIDHAPEALEKAILKRLNLDTKDLIRFEVFKRSYDARKNVALSFIYTVDLSAKHEDVLLKQFSGDIHVRPSPDTSYHFVAKAPETIDSGKALRPVVIGFGPCGIFAALVLAQMGFKPIVLERGKKVRERTQDTWGLWRKNVLNPESNVQFGEGGAGTFSDGKLYSQIKDPKFYGRKVIHEFVKAGAPAEITYVAKPHIGTFRLVGVVEKMRQEIIDLGGEIRFLQKVIGFDIENEQITGVKIEGQEDLPANHVILALGHSARDTFEALHHAGVFMESKPFSVGFRIEHPQSLIDKARLGPHAGNELIGAADYKLVHHAKNGRSVYSFCMCPGGTVVAATSEPNRVVTNGMSQYSRNERNANAGIVVGITPDDYPGGPLAGIEFQRAIESKAFELGGRTYEAPGQLIGDFLEGKPSTQFGSVMPSYKPGVHLTDLAESLPAYAIEAIREAIPAFEKQIKGFSMKDAVLTGVETRTSSPLRITRGTNYQSLNIKGLYPAGEGAGYAGGILSAGVDGIKVAEAVALDYLSK; encoded by the coding sequence ATGATCCGTATTACTGAATTACGTCTCCCAATTGACCATGCTCCAGAAGCTTTGGAAAAGGCGATTTTGAAGCGTCTCAATTTAGACACTAAAGACTTAATTCGATTTGAGGTCTTTAAGCGTAGCTACGATGCTCGAAAAAACGTTGCGCTGTCTTTTATCTACACTGTTGACTTATCTGCAAAGCATGAAGACGTTCTTCTGAAGCAATTTTCTGGAGATATTCATGTAAGACCATCTCCTGATACGAGCTACCACTTTGTAGCAAAAGCCCCTGAAACTATAGATTCTGGAAAAGCACTGCGCCCAGTAGTCATTGGATTTGGCCCATGCGGTATTTTTGCCGCTCTAGTTTTGGCGCAAATGGGTTTTAAGCCAATCGTCCTTGAGCGGGGCAAAAAAGTTCGTGAGCGCACTCAAGATACTTGGGGCTTATGGCGTAAGAATGTTTTAAATCCAGAATCCAATGTGCAATTTGGAGAGGGTGGGGCTGGTACGTTTTCAGATGGTAAGTTGTACAGCCAGATCAAAGATCCTAAGTTTTATGGACGCAAGGTTATTCATGAGTTTGTGAAAGCTGGCGCTCCCGCAGAAATTACCTATGTAGCTAAGCCGCATATTGGCACTTTCCGTCTAGTTGGTGTGGTGGAGAAGATGCGTCAAGAAATTATTGACTTAGGTGGTGAGATTCGGTTCTTACAAAAGGTGATTGGCTTTGATATTGAGAATGAGCAAATTACCGGGGTCAAGATTGAAGGGCAGGAAGATTTACCTGCCAACCATGTCATCTTGGCTTTGGGGCACAGTGCGCGGGATACCTTTGAAGCCTTGCATCATGCCGGCGTCTTCATGGAATCTAAACCTTTTTCTGTCGGCTTTCGGATTGAGCACCCCCAATCACTGATCGATAAGGCGCGTCTGGGACCTCATGCGGGTAATGAGTTAATTGGTGCTGCGGATTACAAATTAGTCCACCATGCCAAAAATGGGCGCTCAGTCTATAGCTTCTGCATGTGTCCAGGTGGCACAGTAGTTGCCGCTACCTCCGAACCTAATCGAGTGGTTACTAATGGTATGAGTCAGTATTCTCGCAATGAGCGAAATGCCAATGCAGGCATTGTTGTTGGTATTACCCCAGATGATTACCCTGGTGGTCCATTAGCAGGCATTGAGTTTCAGCGCGCTATAGAATCAAAGGCTTTTGAATTAGGCGGCAGAACTTATGAAGCACCAGGCCAACTGATTGGCGACTTTTTAGAAGGCAAGCCTTCAACTCAGTTCGGTAGCGTCATGCCGTCATATAAGCCCGGCGTTCATTTAACGGATCTGGCGGAAAGCTTGCCCGCTTATGCCATTGAGGCCATTCGTGAAGCAATCCCTGCTTTTGAAAAGCAAATTAAAGGCTTTTCTATGAAAGATGCTGTTTTAACTGGCGTGGAGACCCGCACTTCCTCACCTTTACGAATTACTCGAGGCACAAACTATCAAAGTCTAAATATCAAAGGTCTTTACCCAGCAGGTGAGGGCGCAGGATATGCCGGTGGAATCTTGTCTGCAGGTGTTGATGGGATTAAAGTAGCAGAAGCAGTCGCGCTAGACTATCTGTCAAAGTAA
- a CDS encoding YaeQ family protein: MALRATIHKADLHVADSDRHYYGSHSLTIAKHPSETEQRMMIRIIAFALQANEDLVFTKGLSDTDEPDLWIKDLTDAIKLWIEIGQPDERRILKACGRSDQVIVYCYGGHTSKIWWDGIVNKLNRARNLQVISIPAEQAEELNKLVERSMVIHVNVQDGEAYVSSDKGQVTITPEIWRNNQ, translated from the coding sequence ATGGCTCTACGCGCAACTATCCACAAAGCCGACCTTCATGTCGCAGATTCTGACCGCCACTACTATGGCAGCCACTCTTTAACTATTGCTAAGCACCCTTCTGAGACCGAGCAGCGGATGATGATCCGCATTATCGCCTTTGCTCTGCAGGCAAATGAGGACTTAGTATTTACAAAGGGCTTGAGCGATACCGACGAACCCGATCTTTGGATTAAAGATCTTACCGACGCAATCAAATTATGGATTGAAATCGGCCAACCAGACGAGCGTCGTATTCTGAAAGCCTGTGGTCGTTCTGATCAAGTGATCGTCTATTGCTATGGCGGACATACCAGCAAAATCTGGTGGGATGGTATTGTCAATAAACTGAATCGTGCTCGCAATTTACAAGTAATCTCCATTCCAGCAGAACAAGCGGAAGAGCTGAACAAGTTGGTTGAGCGCAGTATGGTGATCCATGTCAATGTTCAAGATGGTGAAGCTTACGTTTCCTCGGATAAAGGGCAGGTCACTATTACCCCAGAGATTTGGCGAAATAATCAATAG
- a CDS encoding putative toxin-antitoxin system toxin component, PIN family, with protein sequence MKVVVFDTNVLLDLFVFNDFRALHLKQALIEGEIDALATPNTLEEFADVIARPLFALDEVQIERTRLQWQGLARLRDDKNLVNAPWICQDPDDQVFLDLAYTAKPCILFSKDNAVLRFANQAAKEQVFITADYNAAIL encoded by the coding sequence ATGAAGGTAGTAGTTTTCGATACCAACGTCTTACTAGATCTTTTTGTCTTCAACGACTTTAGAGCGCTTCATTTAAAGCAAGCGCTGATCGAAGGCGAAATAGATGCTCTGGCAACCCCAAATACTCTAGAAGAATTTGCCGATGTGATTGCTCGCCCCCTATTTGCACTCGATGAAGTTCAAATAGAGCGAACCCGCCTGCAATGGCAGGGTTTAGCGAGGCTGAGGGATGATAAAAACTTAGTCAACGCGCCTTGGATATGCCAAGATCCGGATGACCAAGTCTTTTTAGATCTTGCTTACACTGCAAAGCCATGCATCTTATTCAGCAAAGACAATGCAGTACTGCGATTTGCGAATCAGGCTGCAAAAGAACAAGTATTCATTACCGCAGATTACAACGCAGCGATCTTATAG